Proteins encoded together in one Apus apus isolate bApuApu2 chromosome Z, bApuApu2.pri.cur, whole genome shotgun sequence window:
- the CD180 gene encoding CD180 antigen, with amino-acid sequence MCTEITVNKSYSCEGLGLREIPEKLPLTTEILDFSFNVLPSLQNSTFSELKSLLYLDLTRCQVNWVYDGAFHSNKQLKTIVLTGNLLMFLSDTAFAGPKSLKQLILTQTGITSISFIPMTNLDSLDTLVLGSNHISSLQLPPNFPTQKLKYLDFQMNNIRAITAENVRILQKASNITLIFKGNDITYIEPGAFQSHFYSLDFGGCADIPGVLAGIQNSTAHTLWLGTFHGMEKGPHISASVLQGLCNVSVKDLYLQLRHFRNINADTFQCLTRLRKLDLTQTYINALPPGISGMSSLEELVLNANSFEHLCNISSAAFPSLTHLYIKENLQLLQLGSGCLEKLAKLRYLDLSKSHVESFDCCEEALRGLGSLRYLNLSHNLKLHLQDVLIKDGANLELLDLAFTSLHVSTSQGPFRNLHLLQVLNLSSSHINTSIQHLFQGLENLILLDLSQNNFESGIMPEDKLFQQLSSLEVLILSSCELTAVGGQAFHSLIKLQHVDLSHNKLLAFSTDAFSNLKSIYLNFAHNSIHIIPQDKLMSLAGHCVINLSYNPLDCTCSNIGLITWYKQNMDKIEDPEGTRCSEPKLLAGAQLATISLSCGINMGGIIAVVLAILSCSAIFIWGAHYFKQNYQQI; translated from the exons ATGTGCACAGAG ATTACAGTAAATAAAAGTTATAGCTGTGAAGGTTTAGGACTGAGGGAGATCCCTGAGAAACTACCTCTCACAACTGAAATCCTCGACTTCAGCTTCAATGTACTCCCTTCCCTCCAGAATTCAACCTTCTCTGAGCTGAAATCCCTTCTCTACTTGGACTTAACAAG GTGTCAAGTCAACTGGGTGTATGACGGTGCCTTTCACAGCAACAAGCAGCTTAAGACAATTGTGCTGACTGGAAACCTGCTCATGTTTCTGTCTGACACAGCATTTGCTGGTCCAAAGTCCCTGAAGCAGCTTATCTTAACACAGACGGGAATAACCAGTATATCCTTTATTCCAATGACAAATCTAGACAGCTTGGATACCCTAGTCTTGGGCAGCAACCACATCTCTTCACTGCAGCTTCCTCCCAACTTTCCCACTCAAAAACTCAAATACCTTGACTTTCAAATGAACAACATAAGAGCAATCACAGCAGAAAATGTCCGCATTCTGCAGAAAGCCAGCAATATAACTCTCATCTTTAAAGGCAATGACATTACATACATTGAACCTGGAGCTTTCCAGTCCCATTTCTACAGTTTGGACTTCGGGGGCTGTGCTGACATCCCTGGGGTTCTTGCAGGGATACAGAACTCCACAGCCCATACCCTCTGGCTGGGAACATTTCACGGTATGGAAAAGGGGCCCCACATAAGCGCCAGTGTTTTACAAGGCCTCTGTAATGTCTCTGTCAAAGATCTCTACCTGCAGCTACGGCACTTCAGAAATATAAATGCTGACACATTTCAGTGCTTGACCAGGCTCCGAAAGCTGGACCTAACTCAAACCTACATCAATGCACTGCCCCCTGGCATCAGTGGCATGAGCTCACTGGAAGAGTTAGTTCTCAATGCAAACTCCTTCGAGCACCTCTGCAAtatcagctctgctgcctttccctccctcaCCCATCTCTACATCAAGGAGAActtgcagcttctgcagctgggCTCTGGCTGTTTGGAGAAACTGGCAAAGCTTCGATATCTTGATTTAAGTAAGAGTCATGTTGAAAGCTTTGACTGCTGTGAGGAAGCACTGCGTGGTTTGGGCAGTCTTCGGTACCTGAATCTGAGTCACAACTTAAAGCTGCACCTCCAAGATGTGCTTATTAAGGATGGCGCTAACTTGGAGCTGCTGGACCTAGCTTTCACTTCTCTTCATGTCAGCACTTCACAGGGTCCTTTCCGAAATTTGCATCTCCTGCAAGTGCTGAACCTTTCCTCCTCTCACATTAATACTAGCATTCAGCATCTCTTTCAAGGCCTGGAAAACCTCATACTGTTGGACCTTAGTCAAAATAACTTTGAGTCAGGGATCATGCCGGAGGACAAACTGTTCCAACAGCTATCCAGTTTAGAGGTGTTAATTTTATCATCCTGTGAACTGACAGCAGTAGGTGGACAAGCATTTCATAGCCTCATAAAATTACAGCATGTTGATCTGAGCCACAACAAACTTCTTGCATTTAGTACAGATGCATTTTCAAACCTCAAGAGCATCTATCTCAATTTTGCCCACAACAGCATCCATATTATACCACAAGACAAGCTGATGTCCCTAGCTGGCCACTGTGTAATCAATTTAAGTTACAACCCTCTAGACTGCACCTGCTCCAATATTGGTTTAATCACCTGGTACAAGCAGAATATGGATAAAATTGAAGACCCTGAAGGAACAAGGTGCTCTGAACCCAAATTGTTAGCTGGGGCTCAGCTGGCCACCATCTCACTCTCCTGTGGGATCAACATGGGGGGAATCATTGCAGTTGTTCTGGCTATTTTATCTTGTAGTGCCATCTTCATTTGGGGTGCTCACTATTTCAAGCAAAATTACCAGCAAATTTAA